A stretch of the Papaver somniferum cultivar HN1 chromosome 6, ASM357369v1, whole genome shotgun sequence genome encodes the following:
- the LOC113288863 gene encoding uncharacterized protein LOC113288863, whose product MVDTSSKKKSADKSRNKKRKVRSSEENERDSEPAQIVSVEETIQYTKDEIEEEEEQGSQNKKTKLTEGPYRNLELISSLQKRDIDNQRKLELALEYVNSWKCSDYDGGLQIVSDSHLIKELNKWVQSLLIVDQRQGALKCWEIFKFCLEKSLYLQVPLSFKQEKILRGVSCVGKNALLVLEKENSCILSENSDFYSFVFDSVALLFTSHGRAFSANMDVLSSTVRTMVDVLHKVYLVRVSNDKAGVLLIRLSCFIFEYFANFLRVHPSPKKVFPDFLDKLLEPLLSLLVMVNKQIDNCNSTLTPNLLKTVEDILSYGLFHSAHVKEFLSLQGTDMGTGFRGGAEMSNRSYCVRLFERLEKIISEKRISSLGAVGELFRLFVVTVKRQKGVAVLSQGINMTWEVGILQQLEKVNTSSDSNISLGNARTVIGSTLSSDRLDMETGKAVYDIFLWFIKPLKREIEIYNERNLEQGVMLLDAARCTLEATNKIIAGFMHQKVYLRTEDTSDGERLNFLKGLYQTLVSFSSRILHWLSGLDNGMPVDGVRLIAKEIIVALGSLLEIEYEVAGEDLVILWKIMLSYLAVDLPVTGSLSSHVLHFGRRLINIYSELRQVSEPIFALCKAVRLFWIPDSKACVKSVTMLLCFQEFRLAVCKAIKNIPEGQASGFIKQLEKDVSDSLVWMKTSSSKGKGGEFGEPLHTRSKQYVKLQAELLGRALCEVYSILLDNLAVTTGNSIVVGNSIQDLVKFLGTFLSILVRKEHPEVGEFLSYVTGQSYSSESKTSRFSASWISVFFFRIYTSCRSLFRELISLMPPEQSKKASKAMGDLLTAYSGDDCMERAEGYFSWIIRPSDSPLTVIKSIEDFCGQETVKSCAPLVYVMHSMACQRLADLSQQIDSYKFLQQEQNNMTLTDDDTSSLIVKEIKTLRKEAKSVTKYITKKVKMMSADVCIIAEGKEQPATPEDDAWDLCILSLNEYSLPTAVWYLLCQSTDIWGPHATKKKLKMFLRLLFHIFQTRAISSGKDFIKHKVGKSHNMEKIAPYEITIELLHDSLFHEQTFLCRNLPSCFSDVLKQSLVSIFGGSFLGQTDINEWKVIINKLEKASSIALNRRHVADNEVLPMKPDSLCPDSPFMKSTKELLACRSLLNLLAWMPKGYLNSESFSDCATNLLNLERVLVVTLLQDQGELQVDSYYELFRLFVSCRKAFRCLLISFHGASGEAKQCSISTIFSGNSYAVLWLWKSVTALIELLPAFPEEQATEVRHLSLSLMDDTSYILSTLTKEQFRLSVFSAINNNAELLQELPISDGLSKNRSSGESYPSLGTWMEDMMKSLEKHADTTKASLKTVELDDLSSLVTSIYGFLWGINSTLQSYKKNTDEHNLLVSWLSPESEDSKDSKLKLFIASSENFINSCLHTFFVMDSKDLSLKKNRSSSDNASFTVDILIDSYERLLLKKPLSRLLKGDNPKLAACVRQLLIGSSAILSLKRQIYSGSFFSSSMPVSIAISQYLLTEFTNMVQEPHSFSYICLDGVVKYLKVLGSYVSKKNSLKNVYARLIGIHLQAIGRCISLCGKEATLASHDTESSTKTLMGQTGSFKLSTGHGWNCLNEFRDKLRLSFNVLVTSKLHLETAIKAVERALVGVSNRCSMGYEICTGGPDEGKVSAVVAAGVDCFDSVIESVSGRDSLPTLQKYIQSLTSAVFNIVVHLRGPQIFYSKVTCSSGDICPDPGAVILMCAEVLTKVAGKPALFQLDSSQVVQCLRLPAALFQDFCYLRNSLTSPSSSVVSANEKFTTAGSHLCTVDQRFSVDLFATCCRLLSTVLRHQKREIKESISILQYSASVLLCCLVTRDMESVDEKGYYTWEVQEGRKCASFFCRIYEEIKQQKDVFERYTLHFLSNYIWIYSGLGLSKTGIRREIDEALRPGVYALVDAHSEDDLQYLHTVFDDGPCTGTLKTLVQDYKQNYKYGGKV is encoded by the exons ATGGTTGATACTAGTTCAAAGAAGAAATCAGCAGATAAAAGCAGAAATAAGAAGAGAAAAGTAAGAAGCAgtgaagagaatgaaagagaTTCAGAACCAGCTCAAATAGTTTCAGTAGAAGAGACAATACAATACacaaaagatgaaattgaagaagaagaagaacaaggaagTCAGAATAAAAAGACTAAACTAACAGAAGGTCCTTACCGTAACTTGGAATTGATTTCATCACTTCAGAAGAGAGATATAGATAATCAAAG GAAACTTGAACTTGCATTGGAATACGTTAATTCGTGGAAGTGCAGTGATTATGATGGAGGTCTTCAAATAGTTAGCGATTCTCATTTGATTAAGGAACTCAATAAATGGGTTCAGTCACTGTTGATTGTTGACCAAAGACAAGGGGCTTTAAAATGTTGGGAGATTTTTAAATTCTGTTTAGAGAAGTCACTCTATTTACAAGTTCCATTAAGTTTTAAGCAGGAGAAAATTTTACGTGGAGTTTCTTGTGTTGGAAAAAATGCTTTGCTAGTACTGGAGAAGGAAAATTCGTGTATTCTGAGTGAAAATTCTGACTTTTACAGTTTTGTTTTTGATTCTGTTGCGTTGCTATTTACTTCACATGGAAGGGCATTTAGTGCTAATATGGATGTATTGTCCTCGACAGTCAGGAcaatggttgatgttcttcacaAGGTTTACTTGGTTAGAGTATCCAATGACAAAGCAGGCGTTTTGTTAATTCGCTTATCATGTTtcatttttgagtattttgctaaTTTTTTGAGGGTACATCCTAGTCCAAAGAAAGTTTTCCCTGATTTCTTAGATAAGCTTCTTGAACCATTGCTTAGTTTGTTAGTAATGGTGAATAAGCAAATTGATAATTGTAATTCTACATTGACACCAAATTTGTTGAAGACAGTGGAAGACATTTTATCTTACGGGTTGTTCCATTCTGCCCATGTCAAGGAATTTCTAAGTTTACAGGGTACAGATATGGGTACTGGATTTCGTGGTGGAGCTGAAATGAGCAATAGAAGTTATTGTGTACGTCTTTTTGAGAGATTGGAAAAAATCATATCTGAGAAAAGAATTTCTTCGTTGGGGGCTGTGGGAGAGCTGTTTCGCTTGTTTGTTGTCACAGTGAAGAGGCAAAAGGGAGTTGCTGTGCTGTCCCAGGGGATAAACATGACATGGGAAGTCGGGATTTTACAGCAACTGGAAAAAGTTAATACAAGTTCTGACTCCAACATATCTCTTGGGAATGCTAGGACAGTCATCGGCAGCACTCTTTCTTCTGATAGACTTGACATGGAAACCGGTAAGGCAGTATATGATATCTTTTTATGGTTCATAAAGCCTTTGAAGCGGGAGATAGAAATATATAATGAAAGGAATTTGGAACAGGGAGTCATGCTGTTGGATGCTGCTCGTTGCACTCTCGAAGCTACCAATAAGATAATTGCGGGGTTTATGCATCAAAAAGTATATCTGAGGACGGAGGATACATCTGATGGAGAGCGTCTTAATTTCTTGAAGGGGTTGTATCAGACTCTTGTCTCATTTTCATCGAGGATACTTCATTGGTTATCTGGTTTGGATAATGGGATGCCTGTAGATGGTGTACGTTTGATAGCAAAAGAGATTATAGTTGCTCTTGGGTCTTTGTTAGAAATTGAATACGAGGTTGCTGGAGAGGATTTGGTAATCTTGTGGAAAATTATGTTGTCATATTTAGCGGTTGATCTACCTGTAACAGGTTCCCTCTCTTCACATGTTCTGCACTTTGGACGCCGGTTGATTAATATATACAGTGAGCTTCGCCAG GTTAGTGAGCCAATATTTGCACTTTGTAAAGCTGTGAGGTTATTTTGGATTCCTGACAGTAAAGCATGTGTAAAATCGGTGACCATGTTATTATGCTTTCAAGAGTTCAGGCTTGCAGTTTGTAAAGCTATCAAAAACATACCAGAGGGGCAGGCAAGTGGTTTCATCAAACAGCTAGAAAAAGATGTCTCTGATTctttagtctggatgaagaccaGCAGTTCAAAGGGAAAGGGGGGAGAGTTTGGAGAACCTTTACATACACGTAGCAAGCAATATGTAAAATTGCAAGCTGAGCTTCTAGGAAGGGCACTATGTGAAGTATATTCAATTTTATTAGACAATTTAGCCGTCACAACAGGGAACAGTATTGTTGTTGGGAATTCCATACAAGACCTGGTGAAATTTCTAGGCACGTTTCTAAGTATTCTGGTAAGAAAAGAACATCCGGAAGTCGGTGAGTTCCTTTCGTATGTCACCGGACAAAGCTATTCTAGTGAGAGCAAAACATCAAGATTCAGTGCTTCATGGATTTCAGTGTTCTTCTTTCGCATATATACTTCCTGCAGAAGCTTATTCAGGGAATTGATAAGCCTCATGCCTCCTGAACAATCTAAAAAGGCGTCAAAAGCAATGGGAGATCTGTTGACAGCATATTCTGGAGACGACTGCATGGAGAGAGCCGAAGGTTATTTTTCTTGGATAATTAGACCTTCAGACTCTCCCTTGACCGTTATAAAATCTATAGAAGATTTTTGTGGTCAGGAAACTGTAAAAAGTTGTGCACCCCTGGTTTATGTGATGCATTCCATGGCTTGCCAGAGGCTTGCTGATCTGAGCCAGCAGATAGATTCTTATAAGTTCTTACAACAGGAGCAGAATAACATGACATTGACGGATGATGATACCTCAAGTCTGATTGTTAAAGAAATCAAAACCCTGAGGAAAGAAGCGAAGAGTGTTACCAAATATATCACGAAAAAGGTCAAAATGATGTCTGCTGATGTTTGTATAATTGCTGAAGGCAAAGAGCAACCCGCTACACCCGAAGATGATGCATGGGACTTGTGTATTCTCTCTCTGAATGAATATTCATTGCCTACTGCTGTTTGGTATCTTCTCTGCCAAAGTACTGATATTTGGGGCCCTCATGCCacgaagaagaagttgaagatgTTCCTGCGTCTGTTGTTCCATATTTTCCAGACCAGGGCTATAAGCAGTGGCAAAGACTTCATAAAGCATAAAGTAGGAAAATCTCACAACATGGAGAAAATCGCTCCGTATGAGATCACAATAGAGCTGCTACATGATAGTTTATTCCATGAACAAACA TTTCTATGCAGGAATTTGCCATCATGCTTTTCTGATGTTCTCAAGCAATCTCTAGTATCTATATTTGGTGGTTCTTTCCTGGGACAAACTGACATTAATGAGTGGAAAGTAATTATAAACAAACTTGAGAAGGCATCATCAATTGCTCTTAACAGAAGACATGTGGCAGACAATGAAGTTTTGCCGATGAAGCCAGATTCCTTATGTCCTGATTCCCCTTTCATGAAAAGCACCAAGGAACTTTTAGCTTGTCGAAGCTTGCTTAATCTCTTAGCTTGGATGCCTAAAGGTTACCTAAATTCAGAATCATTTTCAGATTGTGCCACTAATTTACTCAATCTTGAAAG GGTTTTGGTTGTCACGCTCTTACAGGATCAGGGTGAATTACAGGTGGATAGTTACTATGAGCTATTTAGATTGTTTGTAAGTTGTAGAAAGGCCTTTAGATGCCTGTTAATTTCATTTCACGGTGCTAGTGGTGAAGCTAAACAGTGTTCAATCAGTACAATATTTTCTGGGAATTCATATGCTGTTTTATGGCTTTGGAAATCCGTCACTGCATTGATTGAACTTCTGCCTGCATTTCCTGAAGAGCAAGCTACTGAAGTGAGGCATTTGAGTCTTTCTTTGATGGATGATACATCTTACATACTGTCGACATTAACCAAGGAGCAGTTTCGGCTTTCCGTTTTTTCCGCAATAAACAACAACGCAGAACTATTACAAGAGTTACCTATTTCAGATGGGCTCAGCAAAAATAGAAGTTCGGGTGAATCTTATCCGAGTTTAGGAACCtggatggaagatatgatgaagaGTTTGGAAAAACATGCGGATACTACTAAAGCTAGTCTCAAAACTGTGGAGTTAGACGATTTGTCTTCTTTAGTTACAAGCATTTATGGTTTCTTGTGGGGCATCAATTCCACTTTGCAAAGTTATAAGAAGAACACTGATGAGCACAACTTATTAGTTAGTTGGCTTTCTCCTGAGTCTGAGGACTCCAAAGACTCTAAACTCAAGCTATTTATAGCCTCTTCCGAAAACTTCATAAATTCATGCTTACACACATTCTTTGTTATGGATTCTAAAGATTTGAGCTTGAAAAAAAACCGATCTAGTTCGGACAATGCAAGCTTTACTGTCGATATTCTGATTGATTCGTATGAGAGACTACTTTTGAAGAAACCTTTATCAAGATTATTGAAAGGTGACAATCCTAAACTAGCAGCTTGTGTCAGGCAGCTTCTGATTGGATCTTCAGCTATTTTAAGTCTTAAAAGGCAGATATACAGCGGTAGTTTTTTTTCAAGCTCCATGCCTGTTTCTATCGCAATTTCACAGTACTTGCTGACAGAGTTCACAAATATGGTTCAGGAACCTCACTCATTTTCTTATATTTGTCTGGATGGAGTTGTAAAATATCTGAAAGTTTTGGGGAGTTATGTTTCAAAGAAGAACTCATTAAAAAATGTGTATGCTAGGTTGATTGGCATACATTTGCAGGCTATAGGGAGATGCATATCGTTATGTGGCAAAGAAGCTACACTAGCATCCCATGACACAGAATCTAGTACCAAGACACTCATGGGTCAAACGGGGTCATTTAAGTTATCTACTGGGCACGGATGGAATTGTCTGAATGAATTTAGAGACAAGCTTAGGCTCTCATTCAACGTCTTAGTCACTTCAAAGTTGCATCTAGAGACAGCTATTAAGGCTGTAGAAAGAGCACTTGTCGGAGTGAGCAACCGCTGTAGCATGGGTTATGAAATATGTACTGGAGGTCCAGATGAAGGAAAGGTTTCTGCAGTTGTAGCAGCTGGAGTTGACTGCTTTGATTCTGTTATCGAATCTGTTTCAG GCCGGGACTCTCTTCCAACCCTCCAAAAATACATCCAAAGTTTAACTAGTGCTGTGTTCAACATAGTTGTGCACTTGCGAGGTCCACAAATCTTCTATTCAAAGGTTACATGTAGCAGTGGAGATATTTGTCCAGATCCTGGAGCAGTCATTCTTATGTGTGCTGAGGTGCTAACTAAAGTTGCTGGAAAACCTGCTCTCTTTCAGCTGGATTCCTCACAAGTCGTACAATGTTTGCGTTTACCTGCGGCGCTGTTCCAAGATTTCTGCTACCTAAGAAATTCCCTAACTTCTCCTAGTTCCTCGGTGGTGTCAGCTAACGAGAAGTTCACTACTGCTGGCAGTCATCTATGTACTGTGGATCAGAGGTTCTCTGTAGATCTATTTGCCACATGCTGCAGGTTATTGTCTACAGTTCTTAGGCATCAAAAAAG AGAAATTAAAGAGTCCATCTCTATTCTCCAATATTCGGCCTCAGTTCTTCTTTGTTGTTTGGTAACAAGAGATATGGAGTCGGTTGACGAAAAAGGTTATTATACATGGGAGGTACAAGAAGGAAGAAAATGTGCTAGTTTCTTCTGCAGGATTTACGAAGAG ATAAAACAGCAAAAGGATGTCTTTGAACGATATACTTTGCATTTTCTATCAAATTATATATGGATTTATTCAGGACTGGGTCTCTCTAAAACAGGGATAAGACG AGAGATAGACGAAGCTCTCAGACCAGGTGTCTATGCTTTAGTAGATGCACATTCAGAAGacgatcttcaatatcttcataCTGTTTTTGATG ATGGTCCTTGCACAGGGACTTTGAAGACTCTGGTACAGGATTACAAGCAAAATTACAAATATGGAGGGAAAGTCTGA
- the LOC113288864 gene encoding flavanone 3-dioxygenase-like has product MAPSTLTALVEEKTLQQSFVRDEDERPKIAYNEFSDEIPIISLSGIDDNEAEGKRSEICKKIVEACEDWGIFQVIDHGVDTSLVSEMTRLAREFFALPPEDKLRFDMSGGKKGGFIVSSHLQGEAVQDWREIVTYFSYPIRNRDYSRWPDKPEGWKEVTETYSEELMGLACKLLEVLSEAMDLDKEALTKACVDMDQKVVVNFYPKCPQPELTLGLKRHTDPGTITLLLQDQVGGLQATRDGGKSWITVQPVEGAFVVNLGDHGHYLSNGRFKNADHQAVVNSNYSRLSIATFQNPAPDATVYPLKIREGETPILEEPMTFMEMYKKKMSKDIELAKLKKLAKEKMVEDLDKAKIEAAIPKSTDDIFA; this is encoded by the exons ATGGCTCCATCCACATTAACAGCATTGGTAGAGGAAAAAACATTACAGCAAAGCTTCGTACGGGACGAAGATGAGCGTCCGAAAATAGCTTACAATGAATTCAGCGACGAAATCCCTATCATTTCTTTATCCGGCATAGATGATAATGAAGCAGAAGGTAAAAGATCAGAGATTTGTAAGAAAATTGTTGAAGCCTGTGAAGATTGGGGTATATTTCAGGTTATTGATCATGGTGTTGATACGAGTCTTGTATCCGAAATGACCCGCCTTGCTAGAGAGTTTTTTGCGTTACCACCAGAAGATAAACTTCGTTTTGACATGTCTGGTGGCAAAAAAGGTGGTTTCATCGTCTCAAGTCACCTTCAG GGAGAAGCTGTTCAAGATTGGCGTGAAATTGTGACTTATTTTTCGTACCCGATTAGGAACAGGGACTACTCGAGATGGCCTGACAAGCCAGAGGGATGGAAAGAAGTGACAGAAACATACAGCGAGGAACTCATGGGTTTGGCTTGTAAATTACTGGAAGTATTATCCGAGGCCATGGATCTTGACAAAGAAGCTCTTACTAAAGCTTGTGTTGATATGGACCAGAAAGTGGTGGTTAATTTTTATCCAAAATGCCCACAGCCTGAGCTCACCCTTGGATTAAAGCGTCATACTGATCCTGGCACGATTACCTTACTTCTGCAAGATCAAGTTGGTGGTCTTCAGGCGACTAGAGATGGTGGCAAGTCTTGGATCACTGTTCAGCCCGTTGAAGGAGCCTTTGTCGTCAACCTCGGTGATCATGGTCAT TATCTGAGCAATGGGAGATTCAAAAATGCAGACCACCAAGCAGTGGTGAACTCAAATTACAGCCGTTTGTCAATTGCGACGTTTCAGAACCCGGCTCCTGACGCCACTGTATACCCACTTAAGATCCGAGAGGGAGAGACGCCAATCTTAGAGGAACCGATGACGTTCATGGAGATGTACAAGAAAAAGATGAGCAAGGATATTGAGCTTGCCAAGCTTAAGAAATTGGCCAAAGAGAAGATGGTGGAAGATTTGGATAAAGCCAAGATTGAAGCGGCCATACCAAAATCCACTGACGACATTTTCGCTTGA